From the genome of Halobacterium sp. R2-5:
TGCCGCGGGTCTCGGTGCCGTGCTCGCCGGCCTCCCGCCGGAAGTTCGGGGTGTACGCCTGCTTCTTCACGGGGAGGTCGTCGCTGAGCAGAATCTCGTCGCGGTACATGTTCGTCACCGGCACCTCCGCGGTCGGCAGCAGCCAGAGGTCGTCGTCGTCGTAGTCGGCGTCGTTGACGTCGCCGACCCGGTAGGCGTCCTCCACGAACTTCGGGAACTGGCCGGTGCCCTCCATCGACTTCGAGTTCACGGGAATCGGCGGGAAGACGTCCTCGTAGCCCTGCTCGCGGTGGACGTCGAGCATGAACTGCACGAGCGCGTGTTCGAGGCGCGCACCCGCGCCCTTCGCGAAGTAGAAGCCGCCGCCCGCGACCTTCGCGCCGCGCTCGAAGTCGAGGATGTCGAGTTCCTCGCCGAGGTCGTAGTGCGGGGTGACCTCCTCGGGGAGGTCGCGGAGGTCGTCGAAGCCCTCGCGGCGGCGCTCGACGTTCTCGGACTCGTCGGCGCCCACGGGCACGTCCTCGTGGGGGACCATCGGGAGCGTGAGCAGCTTCCGCTCCAGCTCGCTCTCCAGGTCGTCCGCGCGCTCCTCGACGTCTTCGAGCTCGTCTTTGAGCTCCTGCGACCGCTCGATGGCGTCCTGGGCCTCCTCCTCGTTGCCCTCCTGTTTGAGTTCGCCGATCTCCGAGGAGACCTCGTTGCGCTCGTGGCGGAGCTCGTCGCCGCGCGCCTTGAGTTCTCGCCACTCCTCGTCGACTTCCAGAATCCGGTCGAGGTCCGCGTCCACGCCCTTCTTCTCCAGGGCCTCGCGGACCTCTTCGGGGTGTTCGCGGACGTACTGTCTGCTCAGCATTTGCCCGAGTTTGCGCGGGCGGCGGCAAGAACGTATCGCATCCCCGTCAGCCGGTCGCACGCCCGGGCTGCGGCCGCACCCACAGCCGTCGGTCCCTATCCCGAATCTATACGAAACCCAACCGCGTACCTCTCGGCACATGACCACGGGGCTCCTGCTCGTCGGCGTCGCCGCCGCGGCGTTCGTCGGGTTCAACGTCGGCGGGTCGTCGACGGGGGTCGCGTGGGGGCCGTCGGTCGGGGCGGGCGTCACGGAGAAGACGACCGCGGCGGCGCTGATGACCGGGTTCGTGCTGCTCGGCGGGTGGACTGTCGGCCGGAACGTAATCGAGACGCTGGGCAGCGGCGTCGTCGCGCCGAGCGCGTTCACCGTGGAGGCGAGCATCGTCGTGCTGGCGTTCATCGGACTCGGGATGGCTGTCGCGAACGGCTACGGCGTCCCCGTCTCCACGTCGATGACCGCGGTCGGCGCCATCGCCGGTCTCGGCCTCGCGACCGGCACGCTCGACCGGGCGGTGCTCGGCGAAATCGTCGTCTGGTGGCTGCTCGCGCCCGTCGCGGGGTTCTGGTGTGGCGCGGTCGTCGGCCGCTACCTCTACGTCCACCTCGACCGCGTCGTCGAGATCGAGCAGTCCGACGGCCCACTCGTCGTTCTCGACCGCTCCGGCCCCGTCCCCGCGCCCGCGCTCGGCCCCGGGACGACGCCGCAGGAGTTCGCGAGCACCGCGCTCGTCGTCGCCGTCGCGTGCTACATGTCGTTCTCGGCGGGCGCGAGCAACGTCGCGAACGCGGTCGCGCCGCTGGTCGGCGGCGGCCTCCTCGACGTCGGGCCGGCGGTCGTGCTCGCGGCGGCGGCCATCGGCCTCGGCGCGTTCACCATCGCGCGGCGCACGATGGCGTCCGTCGGCAGCGAGCTTACGGAGCTCCCGCTGCTGGCGGCGACGGTCGTGACGGTGGTCGCGGCGACGATTACGACCGCCGCGTCCTGGCTCGGCGTCCCCATCAGCCTCGCGCTGTCGACGGTGATGACCATCGTCGGCCTCGGCTGGGGGCGGGCGTCGCGGACCGCGACCGCCGCCGAACTCGCGCGCGGCGACGTCGAGGCCGACGTCTCCGTGAGCGCGGTCACGGTCGACACCGGCGACTCGGTGCCCGAAATCGGCGAGGAGGGGTCCGCCGAACTCGGGGAGGCGGCGGCGCTGTTCGACGCGTCGACGGTCGCGCGCTTCGTCTCCTTCTGGATTCTCGGCCCGAGTCTCGCGACCGTCCTCTCGTATCTGGCCTTCCTCGCGCTGCCGGTCGCGGGGACGCCGTGACGCGGCCGCGCTTGCGCGTTCCTCCACGCGAAATCTTTTGCGTCCGGCACGCGGGACTTCGTGTATGGCTCCCGGCGACGTCTCCGACGTCGAACAGTGTACCGACATCGCGTACGTCGACACCGGCATGTACGACACCGCCGAGTACGGGTCGGTGTACGTCGTGGACGCCGACCGTCCGGCGATCGTCGACACCGGCATCGGCACGAACTACGAGCGCGTCCTCGACGCCCTCGACGAGCGCGGCATCGCTCGCGAGGACCTCGAAGCGATTCTGGTCACGCACGTCCACCTCGACCACGCGGGCGGCGCCGGCTTCATCGCGGAGGCGTGCCCGAACGCGGACGTCTACGTCCACGAGGTCGGCGCGCGCCACCTCGTCGACCCGTCGCGGCTCGTCGAGGGGACGAAGGAGGCGGTCGGCGAGCAGTGGCAGTACTACGTCGAGCCCGAGCCCGTCCCCGAGGACCGCATCGTGGAACTCGAAGACGGCGACACCGTCGACCTCGGGTCGCGGGAGCTGACCGCCCACCACGCCCCCGGCCACGCACCCCACCAGGTGGTCTTCGAGGACCACGAGGACGACGCCGTCTTCACCGCCGACGCCGCCGGCATCTGGATTCCCGCTCAGGACCGCGTTCGGGAGACGAGCCCGCCGCCGAACTTCGCCCTCGAACAGTGCGTGACGGACGCCGAGCTGATTCGCCGGCTCGACCCCGACGTCCTCCTGTACGCGCACTTTGGCCCCGGCCCCGAGGACGTCGACGCCGTCCTCAAGCAGTACGAGCAGGTGCTCCGGGACTGGGTCGAGGCCGTCAAGGCCGAGGTGATCGAGCGCGGCAGCGAGGAGGCCGCCATCGACCACCTCTCCAGCACGAACGAGGTGTGGCAGGTGTGGGGCGACCACAAGGCCCGCGCGGAAACTGCGATGAACGTTCGTGGAGTTCTCCACTACCTTAAGACAGAGGAGTCCCATTAGCGGCCATGGACTTCCGCGAGGCGGAACGCGACTACGAGGACGAGGTCACGGGGCAGACGACGCTCCCGCGACTGTTCGAGGACGCGGCGGCGCGGCACGCGGACCGGCCCGCACAGGGCTACAAGGGCGGCGTCTACGACCGCACGCTCACGCCGGACGTGCTGCCGCCCGCGCCGGACGGCGACTTCGCGGACGTCACGTACGGCGAGATGCGCGACGTCGTCCGGAACCTCGCCGCGGGCTTCCGGGACCTCGGCGTCGAGGCCGGCGAGCGCGTCGGCATCTTCTCGCACACCCGCATGGAGTGGGCGCAGAGCGACTTCGGGATTCTCGCCGCGGGCGCCGCGGTCACCACCGTCTACGCCAGTTCCAGCCCGCGACAAGTGAAACACCTCCTCGGCGACAGCGAGGCCGTCGGCGTCGTCGTCGAGGGCGAGACCGAGCTCGCTCGCGTCCGCAAGGTCGAAGACGACCTCAACCTGGAGTTCGTCGTCACGATGGACCGCGTCGCCGACGACGACGCCATCTCCCTCTCGGCGGTGTACGAGCGCGGGCAGGACGCCTTCGACCGCGACACCTACGAGTCGTGGGTCGACGACTGCGCGTACGACGACCTCGCGAGCCTCATCTACACGTCCGGCACCACCGGGAAGCCCAAGGGCGTCGCGCTCACGCACGAGAACTTCCGGGAGAACGTCAATCAGTGCCGCAAGCGCTTCGGCCCGCGACCCGACAAGGCCGGCGCCGGCGCCATCACCGCCGAGTCCAGCGTGGTGTCGTTCCTCCCGCTCGCGCACGTCTTCGAGCGCCTCGCCGGCCACTTCCTGATGTTCGCGTCGGGCGCGCACGTCTACTACGCGGAGTCCCCGGACACGCTCCGGGAGGACTTCTCGCTGTGCGAGCCCACGTCGGGGACGAGCGTCCCGCGCGTCTACGAGAAGATCTTCGACGCCGTCCGCGAGCAGGCCACCGAGTCCCCCGTCAAGGAGCGCATCTTCGAGTGGGCGACCGGCGTCGGCCGCGAGTACTTCGAGGCCGACGACCCCGGGCTGGCGCTGCAGGCGAAACACGCCGTCGCGGACAAACTCGTCTTCGAGCAGGTGCGGGACGCGCTCGGCGGCAACGTCGAGTTCTTCATCTCCGGCGGCGGGTCGCTCTCCGCCGAGCTCTGCGCGCTCTACCACGGCATGGGCCTCCCGATTCTGGAGGGGTACGGTCTCACGGAGACCAGCCCCGTCATCTGCGTGAACCCGCCCGGGCGCCCGCAGGCCGGCACCATCGGACCGGCCGTCACCGACACCGAGATCACCGTCGACGAGACCGTCGCCAGCCCCGAGCAGCGCGAGCGCACGGACGGCGAGGCCGGCGAACTGCTCGTGCGCGGCCCGCAGGTCTTCGACGGCTACTGGGGGCTCGACGACGCCACCGAGCAGGCGTTCACCGAGCGGGAGGGCCGGGAATGGTTCCGCACCGGGGACGTCGTGGAGATTCGAAACGACGGCTACGTCGCGTTCCTCGAGCGCGCGAAACAGATTCTCACGCTCTCGACCGGGAAGAACGTCGCGCCCGGACCCCTAGAGGACGCGTTCGCCGCGAGCCCGCTGGTCGAGCAGGCGATGGTCGTCGGCGACAACCGGAAGTTCGTCTCCGCGGTCATCGTCCCGAACTTCGACGGCATCCGGAAGTGGGCCGACGGCGAGGACGTCGACCTCCCCGACGACAAGGCCGCCGTCTGCCGGGACGACCGCGTCGAAGCCCGCATCCAGCGCGAGGTCGACGCGGTCAACGAGAACTTCGAGAGCTACGAGCAGATCAAGCAGTTCCGCCTCGTCCCCACGGAGTTCACGGAGGACAACGACCTGCTCACGCCGACGATGAAGAAGAAGCGCCGCAACATCCTCGACGAGTTCGCGGACGAAATCGGCGACATCTACGCCGAGTAGCGCGCCCGCCCCCCGTTTCCTGTCCTCGCTCGCCGGGACCGCGGTGCTTTAACACCGGTGTTGCGAAAGCACCTCCGTGTTGATGCCAGAGGTGTCCCCGTGAGCGCAGAACTCATCCCCGTCGTCGCCACGATAATCGCACTCGGCGTGGCGTCGCAAGTGCTCGCGGCCCGCCTCCAGGTGCCGAGTGTGCTGTTCCTCATCCTCACGGGCATCCTCGTCGGCCCCGAGGTGTTGGGCGTCGTCACCCTGGAGTCGTTCGGCGGCATCGAGACGCTGTCCGGCATCGTCGGGCTCTCCGTCGCCGTCATCGTCTTCGAGGGCGCGTTCCACCTCAAGGTCGAGAAGCTCCGGGAGGCGCCGGGCGCGTGGCTCCGCCTCGTCACGGTCGGCGCCGCGGTCGCGCTCCTCGGCACGACGCTGGCGGTGCGACTGCTGCTGGGCGCCGACTGGGGGGTCGCGTTCCTCGTCGGCAGCCTCCTGGTCGCGACCGGCCCGACGGTCATCACACCCATCCTGGACGTCGTCCCGGTGCGGGACCGAGTCGGCGCCGCCCTGGAGACCGAGGGGGTCGTCAACGACGTCACGGCGGCCATTCTCGCCGTCGTCGTCTTCGAAGTGGTGAAAAACCCCGAGCGCTCCGTCGAACTCGCCGTCCAGGACTTCGTCAGTCGGCTCGGCACCGGCGTCCTCGTCGGCCTCGTCGTCGCCGCGGTCGTCTGGTATCTCCTCCGGCACGTCGACCTCTCCCGGGGGAACGCTCCCCAGAACGCGCGGCTCATCGTGCTCGCCGGCGCGCTCGTCGCGTACGGCGCGGCGGACACCTTCTACGTCGAGGCCGGCATCGCCGCCGTCGCCACAGCCGGCGTCGTGCTCGGGAACGCGAACCTCCCTTACGAGGAGGAGATTGAGGCGTTCAAGGGCGACGTGACGCTGGTCGTCCTGTCCTTCGTCTTCATCGGGCTGGCCGCCCTGTTGTCCTTCGATACGCTGCTGGATCTCGGGTTCGCGGGCCTCGCGGTCGCCGTGGTCGCAGCGGCCATCGTGCGACCGCTCGCGGTGTTCGCGTCCACGACCGGCGACCGGTACGAGGTCGCCGAGCGCGCGTTCATGAGCGCGGTCGGCCCGCGCGGCATCATCCCGGCGTCGGTCGCGACGCTGTTCGCCGCGCAGCTCCAGACCCTCGGGATGGAGGAGGCCGCGA
Proteins encoded in this window:
- a CDS encoding cation:proton antiporter codes for the protein MSAELIPVVATIIALGVASQVLAARLQVPSVLFLILTGILVGPEVLGVVTLESFGGIETLSGIVGLSVAVIVFEGAFHLKVEKLREAPGAWLRLVTVGAAVALLGTTLAVRLLLGADWGVAFLVGSLLVATGPTVITPILDVVPVRDRVGAALETEGVVNDVTAAILAVVVFEVVKNPERSVELAVQDFVSRLGTGVLVGLVVAAVVWYLLRHVDLSRGNAPQNARLIVLAGALVAYGAADTFYVEAGIAAVATAGVVLGNANLPYEEEIEAFKGDVTLVVLSFVFIGLAALLSFDTLLDLGFAGLAVAVVAAAIVRPLAVFASTTGDRYEVAERAFMSAVGPRGIIPASVATLFAAQLQTLGMEEAANLLVGTVFLTILLTVVVEGGFARHIAQALDVIPMRVIIVGGGTVGRALAERLEDRGENVVIVENREPAVERTRNEGYSVHRGDGTDTDELRAAGAENAKILVAATGDDDVNLLVAQLAESKFDVETIIARANNPDNVDAFEDLGVRTVSSSLATAWGIDNIIERPALANWMTEIGRSGDVQEVEVTSPDLVGQTIEELDEDLPSGVIIALAGRDGENQVPDADFTLQEGDHLTFLGRKDAVRDALQWCHPENA
- a CDS encoding MBL fold metallo-hydrolase, yielding MAPGDVSDVEQCTDIAYVDTGMYDTAEYGSVYVVDADRPAIVDTGIGTNYERVLDALDERGIAREDLEAILVTHVHLDHAGGAGFIAEACPNADVYVHEVGARHLVDPSRLVEGTKEAVGEQWQYYVEPEPVPEDRIVELEDGDTVDLGSRELTAHHAPGHAPHQVVFEDHEDDAVFTADAAGIWIPAQDRVRETSPPPNFALEQCVTDAELIRRLDPDVLLYAHFGPGPEDVDAVLKQYEQVLRDWVEAVKAEVIERGSEEAAIDHLSSTNEVWQVWGDHKARAETAMNVRGVLHYLKTEESH
- a CDS encoding long-chain fatty acid--CoA ligase, which codes for MDFREAERDYEDEVTGQTTLPRLFEDAAARHADRPAQGYKGGVYDRTLTPDVLPPAPDGDFADVTYGEMRDVVRNLAAGFRDLGVEAGERVGIFSHTRMEWAQSDFGILAAGAAVTTVYASSSPRQVKHLLGDSEAVGVVVEGETELARVRKVEDDLNLEFVVTMDRVADDDAISLSAVYERGQDAFDRDTYESWVDDCAYDDLASLIYTSGTTGKPKGVALTHENFRENVNQCRKRFGPRPDKAGAGAITAESSVVSFLPLAHVFERLAGHFLMFASGAHVYYAESPDTLREDFSLCEPTSGTSVPRVYEKIFDAVREQATESPVKERIFEWATGVGREYFEADDPGLALQAKHAVADKLVFEQVRDALGGNVEFFISGGGSLSAELCALYHGMGLPILEGYGLTETSPVICVNPPGRPQAGTIGPAVTDTEITVDETVASPEQRERTDGEAGELLVRGPQVFDGYWGLDDATEQAFTEREGREWFRTGDVVEIRNDGYVAFLERAKQILTLSTGKNVAPGPLEDAFAASPLVEQAMVVGDNRKFVSAVIVPNFDGIRKWADGEDVDLPDDKAAVCRDDRVEARIQREVDAVNENFESYEQIKQFRLVPTEFTEDNDLLTPTMKKKRRNILDEFADEIGDIYAE
- a CDS encoding inorganic phosphate transporter — encoded protein: MTTGLLLVGVAAAAFVGFNVGGSSTGVAWGPSVGAGVTEKTTAAALMTGFVLLGGWTVGRNVIETLGSGVVAPSAFTVEASIVVLAFIGLGMAVANGYGVPVSTSMTAVGAIAGLGLATGTLDRAVLGEIVVWWLLAPVAGFWCGAVVGRYLYVHLDRVVEIEQSDGPLVVLDRSGPVPAPALGPGTTPQEFASTALVVAVACYMSFSAGASNVANAVAPLVGGGLLDVGPAVVLAAAAIGLGAFTIARRTMASVGSELTELPLLAATVVTVVAATITTAASWLGVPISLALSTVMTIVGLGWGRASRTATAAELARGDVEADVSVSAVTVDTGDSVPEIGEEGSAELGEAAALFDASTVARFVSFWILGPSLATVLSYLAFLALPVAGTP
- the serS gene encoding serine--tRNA ligase — protein: MLSRQYVREHPEEVREALEKKGVDADLDRILEVDEEWRELKARGDELRHERNEVSSEIGELKQEGNEEEAQDAIERSQELKDELEDVEERADDLESELERKLLTLPMVPHEDVPVGADESENVERRREGFDDLRDLPEEVTPHYDLGEELDILDFERGAKVAGGGFYFAKGAGARLEHALVQFMLDVHREQGYEDVFPPIPVNSKSMEGTGQFPKFVEDAYRVGDVNDADYDDDDLWLLPTAEVPVTNMYRDEILLSDDLPVKKQAYTPNFRREAGEHGTETRGIVRVHQFNKVEMVNFVEPEESDERFEGLLDEAEEVLRRLELPYRILEMCTGDLGFTQAKKYDIEVWAPGDDMDEGPEQGGRWLEVSSVSNFEDFQARRAGIQYRPERHESAEYLHTLNGSGLAVPRVLVAILEYYQNDDGTVDVPEALQPYMGGQELVEGSAKVGESALGAGDRE